Part of the Lotus japonicus ecotype B-129 chromosome 6, LjGifu_v1.2 genome, CTTCTCCATTATGATCATTtaaaaacttcaaaaacttagtTGTAATAAAAACTTACTTACAAAATCTCAAGACCACTCAACATAAAGTTCACTAACACTTAGCAAAACATATGCTATAAATCAATGGCCGCATTAACATCATGTGTGTGTGTCAAATTGCCCTTTATGTCTCTGCTAGACATGCAAAAGTTTACAAGTTGATATATGATACATTCTTATAGCGGTCCATCTCAATTTTCACGTCACCTCCTTTAGAGTGAGGTATCAGTGTctgatattatatatatatattcttgaTTGTGGCATGAAATCTAATTTAACAGTGTTATAACAGGATGAACTCTACTATCCATTTCAAAAATTTctcattataatttaaatttataatttgagTCATTGAAATTAAAAGGAAGAAATTCAATGTACAATAAACAATAGCCAATTCTACACCTATGGGCCTTTACTTCGATGCAATATAATACAACTAtatgaaaacaaaaaacaattaGTTTACATCATAAAATCAGCTATTGTTAGTTGCTCCGCACAATATCAAAGACATCTCCAAAGTGAATTTGGATCCTCTTCAGCCAATAAATCACCCTAAACTAAACTCATTAATCTAAGAAGTCTTAATTTCTTATTTAGATTAATCATAGTCATTGATTACAAAAAAATCAATGATCCTAGAATCATGCAAGAGGGGAGGTGCGTAGAGAATCTTTGTTACAGAGATCTAAATTCCAAGAATTAACTCAAAATCAAGTGATGGAGGAAATCATCTAGATCAGAATTTAGTGGAGAGTTCCCTGCCTTGAATGTTGACTGCGAAATCTAAGGGAAAATCAAAGGTTATCTCTTCATAAACCAGACTCATATTTCCTATCACAAAATAGGTGTTGAAAAGTTATAATACGAAGGTCGCAATGCATGAGTTACCATAATCTTAGGGATAGTCAAAGGCTCATTTCATAAACCAGCCTCATGTTTCATAACCAAATAGCGTAATGCATGAGTTACCTAACATGCATTTGGCTATAAAAGGTTGTAGAACCCAAACAGTAAAACACAAGAACAATTAGCCAGCgggaagttaaaaaaaaagagaaaaaaatttgttcaacTTCTAGATATAATTGAGTTGTAAGTGATTTTGTAAACactgtgagttttttttttcaataccATATCAGCAACAGTCTAAAGACGTCGAACTTCGTTCATGCATTAGGATATTGTGAGAAGGATATGGTGACTACTAACATACAATATGAGAAATTTAGAGTCCTTGATATAAATCAGAACTctcaaatttttttcaattatgGCCACATATATATGAGATCGGAGTAACACTTGCCTCAAGCATCATACCAATGTCACATTCGGTTTGGCTTTCTTCACCTAAGCCTCCAAGGATGAAAAATATATGATCTCTTATATAATCATGGTCCTCTCTAATTTCTATACGTTCTAAAACTTTTTAATGCAGTCATACATAAGAGTATATTCTTCATCCTTGGGTATAGTTAAAGAAGTACAAGTCCAATGTTACATTGGTATGATTCTTTGGCAAAATCCAATATTTCTATGaccttaattttaaaaaatatttgcgTGTCTTGATTTATATCAAGGTATATATGTTAGTAGTCACCAAATCCTTTCTCACAATTCAGTTGGAAGGCTCTAGGTATTTCTGTTTCAGCCGCAAGGGTTACAATGAAGAGAATGGTTCTAGGGGTTTAGTTCTCCAGCATGGAGGCTCTAGTTGCGAGCAGTGTCTTTGGCTGCGGTGTGAGCCGTAGTGACATGGGCTTGGCCGGAATGTGCTGTGTCTTGGTTGATGAGAGAAGGTACACACACTCTTTATCTATAATTCTTCATTACTTGTGATATAGCTTCATGGAAATAGGGTTTGCGCAGGTGATTTGAATGGCAGAGGGTGGTTGTCAGGATTTGGTGGTTTGAGTTGAAGAAGGTTTGGGGTTCAAAGGTATGAGattcttcatttgagtttcacGGTGCAGGAGCTGGTACTCAATCGAAGGTTATGGAAACCTAGCTGAAGAAGCGATTTGTGGATATTGTGATAAATGAGAGAATGTATTTTTTGAGTGTTTCTCTTGTTTATTTTCCAAACTTTAGAAATTATTTGAGATTTTTATCATTTCGATGTCTATGAATGTGCGTAACTCAGATGAACTAATATAATGAATCTTTCATGTCAACACTATTGCATAATACCCATAACCAAGAATTTGATTGGATGAGAAAAATTCTGAAGTAAAAGATGAAAGTGAGTTTACTTGATGTTAGCTTCAAAGCGTTGCTTCTATTGCTTAGAATTTCTGACAAACCTCTCCTGCCCAGCTTCTATGCCTCTCCCAATCACCTCTGTTTTTCTTTTGAGAATCATATCATGAAGGAGGCTATAAGCTTTGGTGCAGGTCTTATTGTGTCTGCCGTCATTGAGAACGAGACGACGATTAGGTTATGACCAGGGTTTAACCTATATAAGGGTGTATTctcaaaataatattttgtaggggccttaaccaaagtACTCATATTTTatagggacctccaacatatttaagcttattttaaaaaaacttaacattattaattatattttcttcTTATCTTCCTATGTTAAAAATAGTAGGTAAATTATGTGGTACCTGATTTTTTTTAGGTGTGGTACCCGCattaagtaatttaatagattattatcatgttattcaaggtaaatactacatctttaaatttttcttcacttgtcaattaattttatctcacaaaattcattttttaatggaAAATGAACGAGTGGTGAAAATGAATGATGGTGATGGACATGCGCGTAAAAATGATCATGGTTGATGGATAaacaaagctcagaaaacacaactcGCATATCTCATGTCCTTACGAATGGAACACTGCATTAATATGATAgagcaaaatcaaaattttaatcgaTACATAAGTCTTTATTATTAAACAAACTCATTTTAGATACCATACCTTAATCTGACTTTTAGGTACCACaccaaacacaaaaaaaaatatgtgtttCTTCAATTTCTACAAGTAAAGTTAATTTTTGAAACAAAGTTGTATCATGCAGTAGTTTAGATTTAGAAAGAGAAGAGATACCCCAAAAAGTTGTGCCCATTACATGCAACAGATAAATAGCACATGAGTGTTTGTACATAGATCATAGATGTTGTATAGGAAATAGATGCCCTCATCTTATCTTGAGATATCAGATCCTTCCTATATCACTGGACAGTGGACACAATCATGCCACCTCATCACAAAAACAAGACACAATCTACATCTCTCtatctttttctctctctctctctctctctcatcccATCTTACTTGTTAAAGTGTCTTTATTACTTACACAGAGTTGCATCACCATTCACCACAATCACAACATGGCTGCCACTGCTGCAGCTGCAGGCATAGCCTCTTCCTTGTTTTCTTCTTCCATCAACACCAATGTCAAATGTCTACGCTCCAAGAACTGCTCCGTGTTGGCATCAGTGTCACAGTCCTACCTAGTGGAACCTTTGTCCATTGGTGGCACCATCTCACACAACAAGTTGTGGGTTCCTAGAATTTCTGCTGCTGTTGCACAAGAAGAGGTGGCACTGGCTGCTGAGGCAGATGATGGTTTAGTTGAAGAGAAAGTTGAGGAAGTGGTagcagaggaagaggctaaTTCTTCTGTCAACACTAAGCTTTATTTTGGGAATTTGCCATACAGTGTTGATAGTGCACAACTTGCAGGGTTGATTGAGGAATATGGTAGTGCTGAACTAATTGAGGTACCTAATTATATATGTAACTCTTATCTATATTATCCCAAGTTATCTACATGAAGTCATGAACCAATTAATAGAATGTTAGTTAGGATCAACTTATTTTCCTGAAAATCAATTTTGGTAATTAAAAGCTACTAATACTAGCTTCTgcctagaattgattttggctttagaaaCAATTGTGGATGGATTTCCAAACATCCATGCACTGAATTGCTTCAGGTTGGATCAATAAAATTGTGCTGTGCATTTGTGCTCTATGGTTTATGATCTTATGGCTGCAGCCCATTTGATTTTGTTGCATGATGTGATTTAATTGCTGAGGCTTTCTTGGTGATCGGTGTGTAACTTGTGAATGGATGGAGAAAAGTCTGCTTTTTTGGTTGTTGGTCTCAATAATGCATATACATCTATTGTGAATTGATAGAGAGGAAAATAACTTGATTAAGGAGATGAGTTATATGTAAGGTTTTCATGGGATTCATCACTGGCAATGGAGTTTTTCTGAAAATCTGCAATAAAGTTTGGTGGACTTCTGCTTCATTTAATTACTTTACTTGTTTTGGGTAAATGACTAAATGGTAATTAAGGGTCGATATTAGAATAGTAGCTTCATGGAAGTAGGTTTCTGTTATTCAGCTTTACAGTTTAAGTCTTTTGTAACTGGGCTCAAGTTTAGATTGTATGTCTAGAATTCGATCCTTGTTGCCCAATTACTCTAATAAAAGAGGAAAATTTTCATACAAGGTTATTGGATTTGTGCATTGTCCGCACTTCAAGTCCAATCGGCTATTGTGTCTGCGTGAGGGTGCGTGTTAAAAATAAGATATAAAACtattcatgtgtcttcaccctatagcttaagcttttgggatagttggcTCATGGCAATAATTAAGTGAATGATAGACATTGGTGACTTGATATGAAACTCAGATAAGAGACATCAAATAAGAAATTTTTACTCCATAATTTTTTGCATATGACTTTTCAGTATACATCCCTCAAAGTTGCAAGTCTTTAGAATCCAAATTGCATTTCATGATTTGATTATCCCGTGGTCCGTGGATGTGTTTCATTCcctgattttcagttttgttaatgatttatatatatatatatgtatatatatatatatatatctttagGTTCTTTACGACAGGGACTCTGGAAAAAGTAGAGGCTTTGCATTTGTGACGATGAGTTGTGTTGAAGATTGTAATACTGTCATCGAAAATCTTGATGGAAAAGTAAGAAACACTGCCTATCTTCCTTGTCTACCATATTTTCTCAAATCCTTTTCCATGCTTAATTTTGTAAATGAACTTTTCAGGAGTTCTTGGGCCGAACTTTGCGGGTGAACTTATCTgacaaaccaaaaccaaaagaaCCCTTGTACCCCGAAACTGAGCATAAGCTTTTTGTTGGGAACCTGTCATGGACAGTAACTTCTGAGAGTCTAATACAAGTCTTTCAAGAATATGGAACCGTGGTCGGAGCCAGGGTCTTATATGATGGGGAAACCGGAAGGTCACGTGGCTATGGATTCGTTTGCTATTCAAAAAGATCTGAATTGGAAACTGCCCTTATATCCCTAAATAATGTGGTATGTTACTTCTCATCTCCTCACTCTTGCGCATTCCATGTAAACAAGTTTTCTTAATTTTGCTTATTGCTTCTTTAAAAACTGTGGACTTCAGGAACTAGAAGGACGAGCAATACGAGTAAGCTTGGCGGAAGGAAAACGTTCATAAGGTTAACACTTCATAGAAACTTGGGAAGACTCTAGATGTTTACAAATGGCGCTGAAGAAATGAGAAGGCGATGCCCTATATGCATATCCCCATCTTCAGTTTGCTGAGGATTTCCAAATGCTGTTTCATTGTGTTAAAATCTTTATTGATACTAACATTGGCTATATGTTGCTTCCTTCTTGTCTCACTGGGAATAATACATTGATCACAGATTCTACTCTAATGTAACATTTCCTATGAAATATTTAGCACCTTAAGGTGTAAAGTATCGCACCATGGTGAAATGACGAGCATCAAATACAAATTTTTGCTGCAGAATTTGTAAATTAGTAACCTTAAGATACAGCAGAACATATAATGTTAGTAGAATGAAATCATTTTGGTTGCTTGCTTCCTGATGTACATATTTTAAACAGACTAGTGTGCGTGCATATGCTCAACTTTTATTGTGAACTGAAAATTGGTATCGAATCAACAGATAAACGCAATCAAACTACACATATTACCAGCAGAAACATAATATGTTAGTTTTGTAATGATTGCAGTTCTTGGCATGCCAAGAACAATTGCTCCAAGACCTTCCACATTGATGCAGCAGGATATTATAGTGTGGTGAATAAATATCTCTGTTGAAATATTTGTAGAAGTGTTGAGGAagtctaattttaattttattaatttgaaatataATGGCATTGTCATCTTCATACAAGCCCTTTCttgtttaaaatttatttctgTATTAGTTGATTTAGACATAGTTGTTCTGCTAATTAAGAAATAGTAGTCTTTTAATTACCAATAATTATGGAGTTTACTTTATCCAGGGAAATTGGAGACTCATACTGCAAGAACATTTACAAAATTTTGTATAAGAAATCCGTTACTTAACAGAATAtgtttttttagaaaattaCCTTTGTTAAATGGCGAACTATAGTTCAACTTATATGTAATTTTGTTTAGGGTagctttgttttgaatttttccAATGCAAATTGACGAAAAGTTGCTTATTTTGTTGTCTGATGAGTATTGGCAATGGACATTGTGAAGAGTGGTACTTTGAAAGAAGAGATGAGAATTAAATAGTCAAGATTATCAGTGCCTAATATGTATGCCTTAAGATTGTTCATGTTATACTGTCAAGGTCAGATGTTGAGTATATTACACTGAGAAGATATGCTAGAAAAAGACAATCTTCTATAAATACACCATTGATGAGTATGTTTTGGTGACTGGCAGTGAAGAACCAGTGTTTTGATGAAACTAAGCAGAATAAGCATATTGAAGAATGGATGGATGTCATATGAGATGAATTTCTTAAATGAGAATCACACTTATGAATTGGTGAAATTTTCTAAGAGCATGGATGGGAGCATTGAGCAACAAATAGTTATATAGGTTGAAATAGGATGAGAACGATTGAAGACCTCAATATAAAGTAAAGATGGTGGTTAAATGTTTCTACTAGAGAAAAtgtgttgattttgatgagataATTTTTTGCAGTTTGAAGATGTTATCTTATCCTACAACTAATATTGAATTGAAGATTTGAGTATATGGATATAAAGACAGTATTCCTCCATTTatgattcaaaacaaaaaatctgCAATGTGTAGCCAGAAGGTTCTATGACAAAAAGCAAAGATTATgtttgaagattgaagaaaagTATGTACGTGATGAAACAAGCCCTAAACAATGGTATAAGAAATTTGAGTGTGTCCTGGGgtagataaataaaaaaagacacTCAGATCATGTGTGTTGGTCTACaattttttatgattattttGCTTTTTCCTATTTTGTGTTGAAGACATTCTGAGTGAAAGGAAATGGAAATACAATAAAGTAACTTAAGAAGAGGGTCCAAAAGCTTATACAGCTTTATAAAATCTTCATGATAACCCATTTGTTAATACTaggattatacccgtgcgatgcacggaggtTTAATCTCTCATTTTGATtgctttacaaaataattttatGTTAATAATGCACATTATATAATAAACATAACTAATGCGATTGACATGGATAACACAGGAGCTTAACCATGTCAAAGAGTAACAACTTAAGCACCATCCCAAAGAGTAACAGCTATGAGATCCCAAGAAAATGTCCAGTTTAAAATTACTCCAATAACTTACATTTGACTAATTGATTTAACAACTACTACTCCAAATATAAATAAAGTTCAGCCATAGTAACATTAGGAGCCTAATCCAAAATCCATTGTTGAGCCTCATCTCTCAAACAGGCTGGATCACTTGCCGGTCTCTAAACAAATGCAGCTCAGATTCGTGTTGCTCCCTTAATAAAGGACATTCAGTAGAAGAGGCTAAGTGAAGCCATCTTTTGTTAGTTGAATTCATAAAACATGAGAGTCAGTGATCAGTACAAGCACACAACAACCCCATCAAACCTGCATAGATGATGAACATATACTTTTTAAGTCTCTCCAACTACATGAATGCTTTTGAAGCAACAACCACAATAAAAGTGGTAAACAGATTAGAGTAAAAACAGATTACATAAGTAGGACTACTTTCAAAATTTTATATAGGTAACAAAACATAGAAACCTAAAATTACTCTGTTATTTATCTAGCTAATGAAGTGTGACTTAGACATTATTGGCTATTCACCCAAACCATTATTTTCAATCCTTGGGTTATAAGGCTAAAGGAAAAAATGGTCTCTAAGGGGATTTGTTATATGGTTTAAAGGCTCAACCTTTGTCAGCAAACTTAAAGTATTAGATCCTAGCTTGCACTGTAATACAATGACATCAAATTCCAAATCCAATTGATCCAAGTCAATTTCAAAAAACTAATTCCACAGTGCATCAAATAGAAATTTAGTGATTGATAAATCCCAAAATTTGGCAAACAATACAAATGACAAcagtatttgttttttcttaaagCTAGAAAGAATAATTTAGGAAGCAATTTGATATGCTTCATGTGGTGGATAAAACAAAGGAGCACATACGACCAAACCAAGCAAATGGATGTCCATGAAATTCTAtcatgagagagggagagagagggcTAACCCAAAAATTAGAAAATCAGAAAGTTTACAAAAACCTCACAAGGCAGCTAGCTTTTGATAACCCATGCATAAACAAAGAATTATATCAGATACAAAGGTAGTCTAGCCACttgataaaaataaactaattaacAACATCAGCTAAGCTTTTAGAACCAGGAATTGCACTTCCAACCAAGTTGGTCACAAATTCTCTC contains:
- the LOC130722531 gene encoding 28 kDa ribonucleoprotein, chloroplastic translates to MAATAAAAGIASSLFSSSINTNVKCLRSKNCSVLASVSQSYLVEPLSIGGTISHNKLWVPRISAAVAQEEVALAAEADDGLVEEKVEEVVAEEEANSSVNTKLYFGNLPYSVDSAQLAGLIEEYGSAELIEVLYDRDSGKSRGFAFVTMSCVEDCNTVIENLDGKEFLGRTLRVNLSDKPKPKEPLYPETEHKLFVGNLSWTVTSESLIQVFQEYGTVVGARVLYDGETGRSRGYGFVCYSKRSELETALISLNNVELEGRAIRVSLAEGKRS